The region GGGACAATTAACTTTTTTACAAACTATAACAAAACCATTAGGAGACACTATGAAATTCATTACTTACTACAGAGTATCTACAGTTAAACAAGGTCTATCAGGATTAGGTCTTGAAGCACAAGAAAGAGCCATCAAAGATTACTTATCGTTCAACAAAGGAGAAGTAATAGGAAGCTTTACAGAGATTGAGTCAGGTAAGAAAAACGATAGAGAAGAACTAATGAAAGCTTTAAAAATGTGTAGACAATACAATGCAACCTTATTAATCTCAAAACTTGACAGACTATCCAGAGATGTGAGTTTTATTTCTTCTTTAATGAAATCAGAGGTTAAATTTATTGCAACAGACAACCCGAATGTAAATGAACTTACAATTCACATCCTTTCAGCTCTAGCTCAACATGAAAGAGAGATGACCTCTAAGAGAACTAAAGAAGCTTTAGCTAGAGCAAAAGAAAGAGGAGTAAAGTTAGGCTCTCCACAAAACCTTAGAAATAGAGATAAAGGAACTAGAGTCAGTTCAGAAGTTAGGTCTGCAAAGGCTGATGTATTCGCAAAAGATACTTACGAGATTATAAAACCTCTGTTAGACAGTGGCTACTCTCTTAACAACATCGCTAAAGAGTTTAATAAGAGAGGATTACTCACAGCAAGAGGAAAGACTGGTTCATGGACTGCTAGGTCTATTAAGAATATTATTGAAAGAGTCTCTCAGTAAACAAAATAAACTTTTACAAAGTCCCAAGAAATGGGCTGACTCAGGAACTACCCCCCTATCAGGAGAAGAAAGTCTTTTTATTATTACAAAATAAAATAAGTTTCTTCTCAAAATATAAGGAGGATAACAAATGAAAAATGAACAATTACAAGAAGTAATTATGTACACAGATGGTTCTTGTTTAGACAACGGAAATAATGGAACTGGTGGGTATTGTGCTTTACTACAAACACCTGATAAAGCTAAACAAAAGATAATCAAAGGTAGTGAGTTAGATACTACGAACAATCGTATGGAGATAACAGCTATCATAGAAGGACTTAAGGCAATTAAAAAGCCTTCTAAAGTTACAGTCTATAGTGACTCTAACATAACTGTAAGGGCTATTAATGAATGGCTTGAAGGTTGGATAAAAAAGAACTTTAGGAGGGTTGCTAATGTAGACCTTTGGAAAGAGTATCTAGAGGTATCAAATAAACATCAAGTTAAAGCTATATGGGTTAAAGCTCATAGTGGTATCTATGAGAATGAACTTGTAGATGACATAGCAAGAGATGAGGCTATGAAATTGCATAGTAAGAGAGATGTTCTTTATGAATACTAAGTTTAATAACTTTAAGCCATTTGATGAGTATGCTAAAGAAACTTACTTGAGTATGCTTCATAGCAAACAGCTCAAAACTCCTCAAGCTCATATTACTGATGAAGATAGAAATATTCTTGAAAATAAATGTCAGGCTTTTACTAAAAACAATTATGAAGTCTCGGGTGAATACCTTGAAGACATAATTATCAGTCATAAAAATGAAGCAGAACTTGAAATACATAATACTATGCTTTTAGTTGATAAAAATACAGGAGAGGTTTTATCAGAAGATTTTCATATCATAGACAAAGAGCATATAAAACTAAAAAGAAAAGAGTTAAATAGTCTTAACTACTACAAAAAGAAGTTTACTAAAGCAAAGGCTACTAGTAAAGTTAAAGTTGAAAACTATAAGTCTAGTCATAGATACACTAAGCTCTTCTCTAAAGTTAGACCATCATTTAAAAACCATAAATACCTTGGTATCTTTTATGACCTTACTAGAGAACTAAGTCCTTATGAAAATATAGTATCAAAACAAAACAACGATGGTACATTTACACCACTAACAACTAAAGAAATACAAGAGAGGTTTAACATTTCTCCTGATGATATGAAGAGGTTTAAAGCTGAAGCAAAAAGACTTAAAGTTATTAGTGATGTAAAACTTAAAGGAAGAACTTTAGGTATTAGGGTAAATCCCTTTTATGCTCTAAACGGACAAGATATAAGTGAAGACTTATATGAAGCATTTAAGGACTCTAAAGAGTTTATAGAAAACTTCAAAGAAGACTAAAGGTGCATATTTGCACTATTATAAAACTCTCAATATAGCCTATGTTATAGGGGTTTATTAAAGGTTTGAGACAAGAACTGCTTCTTATATATAGTATTTAGACAATATACTACTTACACTAAATAATATAAAATAATAGAGAGCCTTTAAGAACTAGATAGCATCTTTTTATAAAAAGCTATTATTTGAATATTTAAAGACTCTCTATAAATCTTATGTTAACTAATGAATCTTAAATCTTGTCTTCTCAACGAAGGAGTAGCTTTAGCTACGACTGAGGCGAAACGAACGAAGTGAGTGGAGTAAATTAAAATAGTGTCTCATCTTTCATATATCTATTTTTTTTTAGTTTATATTGACACATTATGGTTCTTTATATAAAAGAATAACACCTAACAAAGTATTAAAAGTTAATTTGAAAAAGGAAGACTAATGAAGACTGAGGTTTTTATGATTAGAAACCTTGATGGTATTGAGGTAAGACAATCCAATCAGACAGAGATGTTTAATGTTACTGATTTGGTTAAAGGTTACAACGAAATGCGAAGAGCTAGGGGACTAGAGACAAAGAGACTAGATAACTATTGGAGACTAGATTCAACACAGGAGTTCCTCCAGGCTCTTGAAAAACAAACCCTAGAATCTGAGGGTTTACTCAAAACAACCAAAAAAGGCAAGTTAAACAAAGGAACTTGGGTACACCCCGCAATCTTTGTGGATATTGCGATGTGGTTAAATCCTGAGTTCAAAGCAAGAGTAATGATATAAACGGTCTACTTTTTAAAAACTGTTTCAAGTTTTAAATCTGAGAACTCCCTGACAACTGTGTCTAATTCTTTATTTTTGTTAAACTCTCCATATATGATAAGTAGTAGCACATAGTTTACTGTAGCTTCTGATAGTAAGCCTACCAAATCCTCTTCTGTAAAAGCAGGATAAATAATACCGTCTTTAAGTTGCTTATGTATTTGTTCCATCCCTCCATGTGTCAGCCCATGCAATACTTGAGAATTTTTATTATATCTATTATGAAAAATATCAAATTGTTCTTCACCCTCATTTTCTTTTAACTCATGAAACTTCCTATCAATCTTTTTAGAAAGTTCCTGTGTAGTCATAAACTGTTTCTCATTATTATTGATTTTTTCGACTTGATTATCTGTTGCTACCTTCATTAGCCAAATGGCTCTATATACTGCATCAATTAGAGGGCGAATCAATGCAAAAGCTGAACTATAATATGTCGATTCTTTTGTCAATAAAAATATACTTAAATAGTGTTGTCTTGATAAAGATACTAAAGCTACAACTAAAGAATCTTTGATAGAGGGTCTTGAATCTTTTAAAGCTAACGCTTTATCAATCTTATTACTATATTTGTTAATCTCTAAAAAAACATCTCCAAGTGACATATTTACTCCTTATAATACTGAGTATAAACTGACTAATCTTAAAAGATACTTTTTTATATAAACTCTAACTTGTCTATAGCCTCCTTTAGTCTCTCTAAAGGATACCTACTTGCATACCTATTTTTTATTGTACTACATTTAATATGTTTTACCTTCTCTAACTTTTAAACAATTAGGAGATTTTTCAGAGTTTAATTCCACTTAAACTTATCCACTACTTTTTTTAATATTTTAATATCAAAACTTTGTGTATAAACTTCTAATGTTATATCATTATTAAAACTATGTCCTACTAAAGCTTTTACTGCATTATGATTTATCTCTCCAAGCAATGTAAGTTGCTCGAGATTAGTAATAAATGTTTTACGAAAACTATGAAAAACTTTCTTTTTATCTTTGCTAATATATTTCCTATTATATAGACTGTAATGGTGTTTTGTGTATGATGTAGCATAACCATCTTTTCCATAATTAAGATTCATCCATAATCTCTCTTCTTTTAAACTAAAAGCATAATCTAGAAAACCTAATCTAATCAACTCTTTATGGATAGGAACCAACCTTATACTAGATTTATTTTTTACTTTTTTATCAGGTGTATTTTTATTTATATCAAAAACCCAGACCCCTTGTTCTTGTCTAA is a window of Halarcobacter sp. DNA encoding:
- a CDS encoding recombinase family protein; amino-acid sequence: MKFITYYRVSTVKQGLSGLGLEAQERAIKDYLSFNKGEVIGSFTEIESGKKNDREELMKALKMCRQYNATLLISKLDRLSRDVSFISSLMKSEVKFIATDNPNVNELTIHILSALAQHEREMTSKRTKEALARAKERGVKLGSPQNLRNRDKGTRVSSEVRSAKADVFAKDTYEIIKPLLDSGYSLNNIAKEFNKRGLLTARGKTGSWTARSIKNIIERVSQ
- a CDS encoding ribonuclease HI gives rise to the protein MKNEQLQEVIMYTDGSCLDNGNNGTGGYCALLQTPDKAKQKIIKGSELDTTNNRMEITAIIEGLKAIKKPSKVTVYSDSNITVRAINEWLEGWIKKNFRRVANVDLWKEYLEVSNKHQVKAIWVKAHSGIYENELVDDIARDEAMKLHSKRDVLYEY
- a CDS encoding KilA-N domain-containing protein encodes the protein MKTEVFMIRNLDGIEVRQSNQTEMFNVTDLVKGYNEMRRARGLETKRLDNYWRLDSTQEFLQALEKQTLESEGLLKTTKKGKLNKGTWVHPAIFVDIAMWLNPEFKARVMI
- a CDS encoding DUF6988 family protein, which codes for MSLGDVFLEINKYSNKIDKALALKDSRPSIKDSLVVALVSLSRQHYLSIFLLTKESTYYSSAFALIRPLIDAVYRAIWLMKVATDNQVEKINNNEKQFMTTQELSKKIDRKFHELKENEGEEQFDIFHNRYNKNSQVLHGLTHGGMEQIHKQLKDGIIYPAFTEEDLVGLLSEATVNYVLLLIIYGEFNKNKELDTVVREFSDLKLETVFKK